A genomic stretch from Primulina huaijiensis isolate GDHJ02 chromosome 14, ASM1229523v2, whole genome shotgun sequence includes:
- the LOC140957439 gene encoding uncharacterized protein isoform X6, whose amino-acid sequence MRLQNSLFGGFFVLSLLSAVSFSNADTFEVVGIGECADCEENHFKTSQAFSGLRVSIDCKLEDGKMERIGFRELDDEGKFKVPIPNTFGQTLKKECYAQLHSAAAVACPAHDGLEASKIVFKSHAKGIYTFSPSKNLKFSAALCTSKFFWPIFKFPPHPFDPWKKHFYWFLPPPVPVYQPPVPVYEPNPPVYNPPVPVYKPTPPVYNPPVPVYKPKPPVYQPPVPVYKPEPPVYKPPVPVYKPKPEPPVYKPKPEPPPPVPVYKPKPEPPVYKPKPEPPVYKPKPEPKPEPPVYKPLPPPVPVYKPTPEPPVVTKPLPPPTPYYPPVIKKPCPPVPELPPKYLNHPKFGHFPPLPPFHP is encoded by the exons ATGAGGCTTCAAAATTCCCTTTTCGGGGGTTTCTTTGTTCTGTCTTTACTATCTGCAGTGAGTTTCAGTAATGCTGATACGTTCGAGGTCGTAGGGATTGGAGAGTGTGCGGATTGTGAGGAGAATCACTTCAAAACCAGCCAGGCATTTTCAG GGCTTCGCGTAAGCATAGACTGCAAGCTCGAAGACGGAAAGATGGAAAGAATCGGCTTCAGGGAGCTCGATGATGAAGGAAAATTCAAGGTCCCGATCCCGAATACATTTGGACAAACACTCAAAAAAGAATGCTACGCGCAGCTGCACAGCGCGGCTGCGGTTGCTTGCCCAGCCCATGATGGCCTAGAGGCCTCAAAGATCGTGTTCAAATCCCATGCCAAAGGCATATACACCTTTAGCCCAAGCAAGAATCTCAAATTTTCAGCTGCATTGTGCACTTCCAAGTTCTTTTGGCCGATTTTCAAGTTCCCTCCTCACCCATTTGATCCTTGGAAGAAGCACTTCTATTGGTTCCTTCCTCCCCCAGTACCGGTCTACCAGCCCCCGGTCCCCGTTTACGAGCCGAATCCACCGGTCTACAACCCGCCGGTTCCGGTTTACAAGCCAACACCACCAGTCTACAACCCACCTGTTCCAGTTTACAAGCCGAAACCACCAGTCTATCAGCCACCTGTTCCTGTTTACAAGCCAGAACCACCGGTATATAAGCCACCTGTTCCAGTTTACAAGCCCAAACCTGAGCCACCTGTATACAAGCCCAAACCCGAGCCACCG CCACCTGTTCCAGTTTACAAGCCCAAGCCCGAGCCACCTGTTTACAAGCCCAAGCCCGAGCCACCGGTTTACAAGCCCAAGCCCGAGCCCAAACCTGAGCCACCTGTTTATAAGCCTCTGCCCCCTCCGGTTCCTGTCTACAAGCCTACACCCGAGCCGCCAGTGGTGACCAAGCCTCTGCCACCTCCAACTCCATATTATCCACCAGTGATCAAGAAACCTTGCCCTCCTGTCCCAGAGCTACCTCCGAAGTACTTGAATCACCCCAAGTTTGGTCATTTCCCACCACTCCCTCCATTTCATCCATGA
- the LOC140957439 gene encoding uncharacterized protein isoform X9, whose amino-acid sequence MRLQNSLFGGFFVLSLLSAVSFSNADTFEVVGIGECADCEENHFKTSQAFSGLRVSIDCKLEDGKMERIGFRELDDEGKFKVPIPNTFGQTLKKECYAQLHSAAAVACPAHDGLEASKIVFKSHAKGIYTFSPSKNLKFSAALCTSKFFWPIFKFPPHPFDPWKKHFYWFLPPPVPVYQPPVPVYEPNPPVYNPPVPVYKPTPPVYNPPVPVYKPKPPVYQPPVPVYKPEPPVYKPPVPVYKPKPEPPPPVPVYKPKPEPPVYKPKPEPPVYKPKPEPKPEPPVYKPLPPPVPVYKPTPEPPVVTKPLPPPTPYYPPVIKKPCPPVPELPPKYLNHPKFGHFPPLPPFHP is encoded by the exons ATGAGGCTTCAAAATTCCCTTTTCGGGGGTTTCTTTGTTCTGTCTTTACTATCTGCAGTGAGTTTCAGTAATGCTGATACGTTCGAGGTCGTAGGGATTGGAGAGTGTGCGGATTGTGAGGAGAATCACTTCAAAACCAGCCAGGCATTTTCAG GGCTTCGCGTAAGCATAGACTGCAAGCTCGAAGACGGAAAGATGGAAAGAATCGGCTTCAGGGAGCTCGATGATGAAGGAAAATTCAAGGTCCCGATCCCGAATACATTTGGACAAACACTCAAAAAAGAATGCTACGCGCAGCTGCACAGCGCGGCTGCGGTTGCTTGCCCAGCCCATGATGGCCTAGAGGCCTCAAAGATCGTGTTCAAATCCCATGCCAAAGGCATATACACCTTTAGCCCAAGCAAGAATCTCAAATTTTCAGCTGCATTGTGCACTTCCAAGTTCTTTTGGCCGATTTTCAAGTTCCCTCCTCACCCATTTGATCCTTGGAAGAAGCACTTCTATTGGTTCCTTCCTCCCCCAGTACCGGTCTACCAGCCCCCGGTCCCCGTTTACGAGCCGAATCCACCGGTCTACAACCCGCCGGTTCCGGTTTACAAGCCAACACCACCAGTCTACAACCCACCTGTTCCAGTTTACAAGCCGAAACCACCAGTCTATCAGCCACCTGTTCCTGTTTACAAGCCAGAACCACCGGTATATAAGCCACCTGTTCCAGTTTACAAGCCCAAACCTGAGCCACCT CCACCTGTTCCAGTTTACAAGCCCAAGCCCGAGCCACCTGTTTACAAGCCCAAGCCCGAGCCACCGGTTTACAAGCCCAAGCCCGAGCCCAAACCTGAGCCACCTGTTTATAAGCCTCTGCCCCCTCCGGTTCCTGTCTACAAGCCTACACCCGAGCCGCCAGTGGTGACCAAGCCTCTGCCACCTCCAACTCCATATTATCCACCAGTGATCAAGAAACCTTGCCCTCCTGTCCCAGAGCTACCTCCGAAGTACTTGAATCACCCCAAGTTTGGTCATTTCCCACCACTCCCTCCATTTCATCCATGA
- the LOC140957439 gene encoding uncharacterized protein isoform X1 — MRLQNSLFGGFFVLSLLSAVSFSNADTFEVVGIGECADCEENHFKTSQAFSGLRVSIDCKLEDGKMERIGFRELDDEGKFKVPIPNTFGQTLKKECYAQLHSAAAVACPAHDGLEASKIVFKSHAKGIYTFSPSKNLKFSAALCTSKFFWPIFKFPPHPFDPWKKHFYWFLPPPVPVYQPPVPVYEPNPPVYNPPVPVYKPTPPVYNPPVPVYKPKPPVYQPPVPVYKPEPPVYKPPVPVYKPKPEPPVYKPKPEPPVYKPKPPVYKPPVPVYKPEPPVYKPPVPVYKPKPEPPVYKPKPEPPVYKPKPEPKPEPPVYKPLPPPVPVYKPTPEPPVVTKPLPPPTPYYPPVIKKPCPPVPELPPKYLNHPKFGHFPPLPPFHP, encoded by the exons ATGAGGCTTCAAAATTCCCTTTTCGGGGGTTTCTTTGTTCTGTCTTTACTATCTGCAGTGAGTTTCAGTAATGCTGATACGTTCGAGGTCGTAGGGATTGGAGAGTGTGCGGATTGTGAGGAGAATCACTTCAAAACCAGCCAGGCATTTTCAG GGCTTCGCGTAAGCATAGACTGCAAGCTCGAAGACGGAAAGATGGAAAGAATCGGCTTCAGGGAGCTCGATGATGAAGGAAAATTCAAGGTCCCGATCCCGAATACATTTGGACAAACACTCAAAAAAGAATGCTACGCGCAGCTGCACAGCGCGGCTGCGGTTGCTTGCCCAGCCCATGATGGCCTAGAGGCCTCAAAGATCGTGTTCAAATCCCATGCCAAAGGCATATACACCTTTAGCCCAAGCAAGAATCTCAAATTTTCAGCTGCATTGTGCACTTCCAAGTTCTTTTGGCCGATTTTCAAGTTCCCTCCTCACCCATTTGATCCTTGGAAGAAGCACTTCTATTGGTTCCTTCCTCCCCCAGTACCGGTCTACCAGCCCCCGGTCCCCGTTTACGAGCCGAATCCACCGGTCTACAACCCGCCGGTTCCGGTTTACAAGCCAACACCACCAGTCTACAACCCACCTGTTCCAGTTTACAAGCCGAAACCACCAGTCTATCAGCCACCTGTTCCTGTTTACAAGCCAGAACCACCGGTATATAAGCCACCTGTTCCAGTTTACAAGCCCAAACCTGAGCCACCTGTATACAAGCCCAAACCCGAGCCACCGGTTTACAAGCCGAAACCACCGGTATATAAGCCACCTGTTCCTGTTTACAAGCCAGAACCACCGGTATATAAGCCACCTGTTCCAGTTTACAAGCCCAAGCCCGAGCCACCTGTTTACAAGCCCAAGCCCGAGCCACCGGTTTACAAGCCCAAGCCCGAGCCCAAACCTGAGCCACCTGTTTATAAGCCTCTGCCCCCTCCGGTTCCTGTCTACAAGCCTACACCCGAGCCGCCAGTGGTGACCAAGCCTCTGCCACCTCCAACTCCATATTATCCACCAGTGATCAAGAAACCTTGCCCTCCTGTCCCAGAGCTACCTCCGAAGTACTTGAATCACCCCAAGTTTGGTCATTTCCCACCACTCCCTCCATTTCATCCATGA
- the LOC140957439 gene encoding uncharacterized protein isoform X3, with product MRLQNSLFGGFFVLSLLSAVSFSNADTFEVVGIGECADCEENHFKTSQAFSGLRVSIDCKLEDGKMERIGFRELDDEGKFKVPIPNTFGQTLKKECYAQLHSAAAVACPAHDGLEASKIVFKSHAKGIYTFSPSKNLKFSAALCTSKFFWPIFKFPPHPFDPWKKHFYWFLPPPVPVYQPPVPVYEPNPPVYNPPVPVYKPTPPVYNPPVPVYKPKPPVYQPPVPVYKPEPPVYKPPVPVYKPKPEPPVYKPKPEPPVYKPKPPVYKPPPEPPVYKPKPEPPVYKPKPEPKPEPPVYKPLPPPVPVYKPTPEPPVVTKPLPPPTPYYPPVIKKPCPPVPELPPKYLNHPKFGHFPPLPPFHP from the exons ATGAGGCTTCAAAATTCCCTTTTCGGGGGTTTCTTTGTTCTGTCTTTACTATCTGCAGTGAGTTTCAGTAATGCTGATACGTTCGAGGTCGTAGGGATTGGAGAGTGTGCGGATTGTGAGGAGAATCACTTCAAAACCAGCCAGGCATTTTCAG GGCTTCGCGTAAGCATAGACTGCAAGCTCGAAGACGGAAAGATGGAAAGAATCGGCTTCAGGGAGCTCGATGATGAAGGAAAATTCAAGGTCCCGATCCCGAATACATTTGGACAAACACTCAAAAAAGAATGCTACGCGCAGCTGCACAGCGCGGCTGCGGTTGCTTGCCCAGCCCATGATGGCCTAGAGGCCTCAAAGATCGTGTTCAAATCCCATGCCAAAGGCATATACACCTTTAGCCCAAGCAAGAATCTCAAATTTTCAGCTGCATTGTGCACTTCCAAGTTCTTTTGGCCGATTTTCAAGTTCCCTCCTCACCCATTTGATCCTTGGAAGAAGCACTTCTATTGGTTCCTTCCTCCCCCAGTACCGGTCTACCAGCCCCCGGTCCCCGTTTACGAGCCGAATCCACCGGTCTACAACCCGCCGGTTCCGGTTTACAAGCCAACACCACCAGTCTACAACCCACCTGTTCCAGTTTACAAGCCGAAACCACCAGTCTATCAGCCACCTGTTCCTGTTTACAAGCCAGAACCACCGGTATATAAGCCACCTGTTCCAGTTTACAAGCCCAAACCTGAGCCACCTGTATACAAGCCCAAACCCGAGCCACCGGTTTACAAGCCGAAACCACCGGTATATAAGCCACCT CCCGAGCCACCTGTTTACAAGCCCAAGCCCGAGCCACCGGTTTACAAGCCCAAGCCCGAGCCCAAACCTGAGCCACCTGTTTATAAGCCTCTGCCCCCTCCGGTTCCTGTCTACAAGCCTACACCCGAGCCGCCAGTGGTGACCAAGCCTCTGCCACCTCCAACTCCATATTATCCACCAGTGATCAAGAAACCTTGCCCTCCTGTCCCAGAGCTACCTCCGAAGTACTTGAATCACCCCAAGTTTGGTCATTTCCCACCACTCCCTCCATTTCATCCATGA
- the LOC140957439 gene encoding uncharacterized protein isoform X4, translating to MRLQNSLFGGFFVLSLLSAVSFSNADTFEVVGIGECADCEENHFKTSQAFSGLRVSIDCKLEDGKMERIGFRELDDEGKFKVPIPNTFGQTLKKECYAQLHSAAAVACPAHDGLEASKIVFKSHAKGIYTFSPSKNLKFSAALCTSKFFWPIFKFPPHPFDPWKKHFYWFLPPPVPVYQPPVPVYEPNPPVYNPPVPVYKPTPPVYNPPVPVYKPKPPVYQPPVPVYKPEPPVYKPPVPVYKPKPEPPVYKPKPEPPVYKPKPPVYKPPPPVYKPKPEPPVYKPKPEPKPEPPVYKPLPPPVPVYKPTPEPPVVTKPLPPPTPYYPPVIKKPCPPVPELPPKYLNHPKFGHFPPLPPFHP from the exons ATGAGGCTTCAAAATTCCCTTTTCGGGGGTTTCTTTGTTCTGTCTTTACTATCTGCAGTGAGTTTCAGTAATGCTGATACGTTCGAGGTCGTAGGGATTGGAGAGTGTGCGGATTGTGAGGAGAATCACTTCAAAACCAGCCAGGCATTTTCAG GGCTTCGCGTAAGCATAGACTGCAAGCTCGAAGACGGAAAGATGGAAAGAATCGGCTTCAGGGAGCTCGATGATGAAGGAAAATTCAAGGTCCCGATCCCGAATACATTTGGACAAACACTCAAAAAAGAATGCTACGCGCAGCTGCACAGCGCGGCTGCGGTTGCTTGCCCAGCCCATGATGGCCTAGAGGCCTCAAAGATCGTGTTCAAATCCCATGCCAAAGGCATATACACCTTTAGCCCAAGCAAGAATCTCAAATTTTCAGCTGCATTGTGCACTTCCAAGTTCTTTTGGCCGATTTTCAAGTTCCCTCCTCACCCATTTGATCCTTGGAAGAAGCACTTCTATTGGTTCCTTCCTCCCCCAGTACCGGTCTACCAGCCCCCGGTCCCCGTTTACGAGCCGAATCCACCGGTCTACAACCCGCCGGTTCCGGTTTACAAGCCAACACCACCAGTCTACAACCCACCTGTTCCAGTTTACAAGCCGAAACCACCAGTCTATCAGCCACCTGTTCCTGTTTACAAGCCAGAACCACCGGTATATAAGCCACCTGTTCCAGTTTACAAGCCCAAACCTGAGCCACCTGTATACAAGCCCAAACCCGAGCCACCGGTTTACAAGCCGAAACCACCGGTATATAAGCCACCT CCACCTGTTTACAAGCCCAAGCCCGAGCCACCGGTTTACAAGCCCAAGCCCGAGCCCAAACCTGAGCCACCTGTTTATAAGCCTCTGCCCCCTCCGGTTCCTGTCTACAAGCCTACACCCGAGCCGCCAGTGGTGACCAAGCCTCTGCCACCTCCAACTCCATATTATCCACCAGTGATCAAGAAACCTTGCCCTCCTGTCCCAGAGCTACCTCCGAAGTACTTGAATCACCCCAAGTTTGGTCATTTCCCACCACTCCCTCCATTTCATCCATGA
- the LOC140957439 gene encoding uncharacterized protein isoform X8 translates to MRLQNSLFGGFFVLSLLSAVSFSNADTFEVVGIGECADCEENHFKTSQAFSGLRVSIDCKLEDGKMERIGFRELDDEGKFKVPIPNTFGQTLKKECYAQLHSAAAVACPAHDGLEASKIVFKSHAKGIYTFSPSKNLKFSAALCTSKFFWPIFKFPPHPFDPWKKHFYWFLPPPVPVYQPPVPVYEPNPPVYNPPVPVYKPTPPVYNPPVPVYKPKPPVYQPPVPVYKPEPPVYKPPVPVYKPKPEPPVYKPKPEPPVYKPKPPVYKPPPPVYKPKPEPKPEPPVYKPLPPPVPVYKPTPEPPVVTKPLPPPTPYYPPVIKKPCPPVPELPPKYLNHPKFGHFPPLPPFHP, encoded by the exons ATGAGGCTTCAAAATTCCCTTTTCGGGGGTTTCTTTGTTCTGTCTTTACTATCTGCAGTGAGTTTCAGTAATGCTGATACGTTCGAGGTCGTAGGGATTGGAGAGTGTGCGGATTGTGAGGAGAATCACTTCAAAACCAGCCAGGCATTTTCAG GGCTTCGCGTAAGCATAGACTGCAAGCTCGAAGACGGAAAGATGGAAAGAATCGGCTTCAGGGAGCTCGATGATGAAGGAAAATTCAAGGTCCCGATCCCGAATACATTTGGACAAACACTCAAAAAAGAATGCTACGCGCAGCTGCACAGCGCGGCTGCGGTTGCTTGCCCAGCCCATGATGGCCTAGAGGCCTCAAAGATCGTGTTCAAATCCCATGCCAAAGGCATATACACCTTTAGCCCAAGCAAGAATCTCAAATTTTCAGCTGCATTGTGCACTTCCAAGTTCTTTTGGCCGATTTTCAAGTTCCCTCCTCACCCATTTGATCCTTGGAAGAAGCACTTCTATTGGTTCCTTCCTCCCCCAGTACCGGTCTACCAGCCCCCGGTCCCCGTTTACGAGCCGAATCCACCGGTCTACAACCCGCCGGTTCCGGTTTACAAGCCAACACCACCAGTCTACAACCCACCTGTTCCAGTTTACAAGCCGAAACCACCAGTCTATCAGCCACCTGTTCCTGTTTACAAGCCAGAACCACCGGTATATAAGCCACCTGTTCCAGTTTACAAGCCCAAACCTGAGCCACCTGTATACAAGCCCAAACCCGAGCCACCGGTTTACAAGCCGAAACCACCGGTATATAAGCCACCT CCACCGGTTTACAAGCCCAAGCCCGAGCCCAAACCTGAGCCACCTGTTTATAAGCCTCTGCCCCCTCCGGTTCCTGTCTACAAGCCTACACCCGAGCCGCCAGTGGTGACCAAGCCTCTGCCACCTCCAACTCCATATTATCCACCAGTGATCAAGAAACCTTGCCCTCCTGTCCCAGAGCTACCTCCGAAGTACTTGAATCACCCCAAGTTTGGTCATTTCCCACCACTCCCTCCATTTCATCCATGA
- the LOC140957439 gene encoding uncharacterized protein isoform X2, whose protein sequence is MRLQNSLFGGFFVLSLLSAVSFSNADTFEVVGIGECADCEENHFKTSQAFSGLRVSIDCKLEDGKMERIGFRELDDEGKFKVPIPNTFGQTLKKECYAQLHSAAAVACPAHDGLEASKIVFKSHAKGIYTFSPSKNLKFSAALCTSKFFWPIFKFPPHPFDPWKKHFYWFLPPPVPVYQPPVPVYEPNPPVYNPPVPVYKPTPPVYNPPVPVYKPKPPVYQPPVPVYKPEPPVYKPPVPVYKPKPEPPVYKPKPEPPVYKPKPPVYKPPVPVYKPEPPPKPEPPVYKPKPEPPVYKPKPEPKPEPPVYKPLPPPVPVYKPTPEPPVVTKPLPPPTPYYPPVIKKPCPPVPELPPKYLNHPKFGHFPPLPPFHP, encoded by the exons ATGAGGCTTCAAAATTCCCTTTTCGGGGGTTTCTTTGTTCTGTCTTTACTATCTGCAGTGAGTTTCAGTAATGCTGATACGTTCGAGGTCGTAGGGATTGGAGAGTGTGCGGATTGTGAGGAGAATCACTTCAAAACCAGCCAGGCATTTTCAG GGCTTCGCGTAAGCATAGACTGCAAGCTCGAAGACGGAAAGATGGAAAGAATCGGCTTCAGGGAGCTCGATGATGAAGGAAAATTCAAGGTCCCGATCCCGAATACATTTGGACAAACACTCAAAAAAGAATGCTACGCGCAGCTGCACAGCGCGGCTGCGGTTGCTTGCCCAGCCCATGATGGCCTAGAGGCCTCAAAGATCGTGTTCAAATCCCATGCCAAAGGCATATACACCTTTAGCCCAAGCAAGAATCTCAAATTTTCAGCTGCATTGTGCACTTCCAAGTTCTTTTGGCCGATTTTCAAGTTCCCTCCTCACCCATTTGATCCTTGGAAGAAGCACTTCTATTGGTTCCTTCCTCCCCCAGTACCGGTCTACCAGCCCCCGGTCCCCGTTTACGAGCCGAATCCACCGGTCTACAACCCGCCGGTTCCGGTTTACAAGCCAACACCACCAGTCTACAACCCACCTGTTCCAGTTTACAAGCCGAAACCACCAGTCTATCAGCCACCTGTTCCTGTTTACAAGCCAGAACCACCGGTATATAAGCCACCTGTTCCAGTTTACAAGCCCAAACCTGAGCCACCTGTATACAAGCCCAAACCCGAGCCACCGGTTTACAAGCCGAAACCACCGGTATATAAGCCACCTGTTCCTGTTTACAAGCCAGAACCACCG CCCAAGCCCGAGCCACCTGTTTACAAGCCCAAGCCCGAGCCACCGGTTTACAAGCCCAAGCCCGAGCCCAAACCTGAGCCACCTGTTTATAAGCCTCTGCCCCCTCCGGTTCCTGTCTACAAGCCTACACCCGAGCCGCCAGTGGTGACCAAGCCTCTGCCACCTCCAACTCCATATTATCCACCAGTGATCAAGAAACCTTGCCCTCCTGTCCCAGAGCTACCTCCGAAGTACTTGAATCACCCCAAGTTTGGTCATTTCCCACCACTCCCTCCATTTCATCCATGA
- the LOC140957439 gene encoding uncharacterized protein isoform X11: MRLQNSLFGGFFVLSLLSAVSFSNADTFEVVGIGECADCEENHFKTSQAFSGLRVSIDCKLEDGKMERIGFRELDDEGKFKVPIPNTFGQTLKKECYAQLHSAAAVACPAHDGLEASKIVFKSHAKGIYTFSPSKNLKFSAALCTSKFFWPIFKFPPHPFDPWKKHFYWFLPPPVPVYQPPVPVYEPNPPVYNPPVPVYKPTPPVYNPPVPVYKPKPPVYQPPVPVYKPEPPVYKPPVPVYKPKPEPPVYKPKPEPPVYKPKPPPPVYKPKPEPKPEPPVYKPLPPPVPVYKPTPEPPVVTKPLPPPTPYYPPVIKKPCPPVPELPPKYLNHPKFGHFPPLPPFHP, translated from the exons ATGAGGCTTCAAAATTCCCTTTTCGGGGGTTTCTTTGTTCTGTCTTTACTATCTGCAGTGAGTTTCAGTAATGCTGATACGTTCGAGGTCGTAGGGATTGGAGAGTGTGCGGATTGTGAGGAGAATCACTTCAAAACCAGCCAGGCATTTTCAG GGCTTCGCGTAAGCATAGACTGCAAGCTCGAAGACGGAAAGATGGAAAGAATCGGCTTCAGGGAGCTCGATGATGAAGGAAAATTCAAGGTCCCGATCCCGAATACATTTGGACAAACACTCAAAAAAGAATGCTACGCGCAGCTGCACAGCGCGGCTGCGGTTGCTTGCCCAGCCCATGATGGCCTAGAGGCCTCAAAGATCGTGTTCAAATCCCATGCCAAAGGCATATACACCTTTAGCCCAAGCAAGAATCTCAAATTTTCAGCTGCATTGTGCACTTCCAAGTTCTTTTGGCCGATTTTCAAGTTCCCTCCTCACCCATTTGATCCTTGGAAGAAGCACTTCTATTGGTTCCTTCCTCCCCCAGTACCGGTCTACCAGCCCCCGGTCCCCGTTTACGAGCCGAATCCACCGGTCTACAACCCGCCGGTTCCGGTTTACAAGCCAACACCACCAGTCTACAACCCACCTGTTCCAGTTTACAAGCCGAAACCACCAGTCTATCAGCCACCTGTTCCTGTTTACAAGCCAGAACCACCGGTATATAAGCCACCTGTTCCAGTTTACAAGCCCAAACCTGAGCCACCTGTATACAAGCCCAAACCCGAGCCACCGGTTTACAAGCCGAAACCACCG CCACCGGTTTACAAGCCCAAGCCCGAGCCCAAACCTGAGCCACCTGTTTATAAGCCTCTGCCCCCTCCGGTTCCTGTCTACAAGCCTACACCCGAGCCGCCAGTGGTGACCAAGCCTCTGCCACCTCCAACTCCATATTATCCACCAGTGATCAAGAAACCTTGCCCTCCTGTCCCAGAGCTACCTCCGAAGTACTTGAATCACCCCAAGTTTGGTCATTTCCCACCACTCCCTCCATTTCATCCATGA
- the LOC140957439 gene encoding uncharacterized protein isoform X7, producing the protein MRLQNSLFGGFFVLSLLSAVSFSNADTFEVVGIGECADCEENHFKTSQAFSGLRVSIDCKLEDGKMERIGFRELDDEGKFKVPIPNTFGQTLKKECYAQLHSAAAVACPAHDGLEASKIVFKSHAKGIYTFSPSKNLKFSAALCTSKFFWPIFKFPPHPFDPWKKHFYWFLPPPVPVYQPPVPVYEPNPPVYNPPVPVYKPTPPVYNPPVPVYKPKPPVYQPPVPVYKPEPPVYKPPVPVYKPKPEPPVYKPKPEPPVYKPKPPPPVYKPKPEPPVYKPKPEPKPEPPVYKPLPPPVPVYKPTPEPPVVTKPLPPPTPYYPPVIKKPCPPVPELPPKYLNHPKFGHFPPLPPFHP; encoded by the exons ATGAGGCTTCAAAATTCCCTTTTCGGGGGTTTCTTTGTTCTGTCTTTACTATCTGCAGTGAGTTTCAGTAATGCTGATACGTTCGAGGTCGTAGGGATTGGAGAGTGTGCGGATTGTGAGGAGAATCACTTCAAAACCAGCCAGGCATTTTCAG GGCTTCGCGTAAGCATAGACTGCAAGCTCGAAGACGGAAAGATGGAAAGAATCGGCTTCAGGGAGCTCGATGATGAAGGAAAATTCAAGGTCCCGATCCCGAATACATTTGGACAAACACTCAAAAAAGAATGCTACGCGCAGCTGCACAGCGCGGCTGCGGTTGCTTGCCCAGCCCATGATGGCCTAGAGGCCTCAAAGATCGTGTTCAAATCCCATGCCAAAGGCATATACACCTTTAGCCCAAGCAAGAATCTCAAATTTTCAGCTGCATTGTGCACTTCCAAGTTCTTTTGGCCGATTTTCAAGTTCCCTCCTCACCCATTTGATCCTTGGAAGAAGCACTTCTATTGGTTCCTTCCTCCCCCAGTACCGGTCTACCAGCCCCCGGTCCCCGTTTACGAGCCGAATCCACCGGTCTACAACCCGCCGGTTCCGGTTTACAAGCCAACACCACCAGTCTACAACCCACCTGTTCCAGTTTACAAGCCGAAACCACCAGTCTATCAGCCACCTGTTCCTGTTTACAAGCCAGAACCACCGGTATATAAGCCACCTGTTCCAGTTTACAAGCCCAAACCTGAGCCACCTGTATACAAGCCCAAACCCGAGCCACCGGTTTACAAGCCGAAACCACCG CCACCTGTTTACAAGCCCAAGCCCGAGCCACCGGTTTACAAGCCCAAGCCCGAGCCCAAACCTGAGCCACCTGTTTATAAGCCTCTGCCCCCTCCGGTTCCTGTCTACAAGCCTACACCCGAGCCGCCAGTGGTGACCAAGCCTCTGCCACCTCCAACTCCATATTATCCACCAGTGATCAAGAAACCTTGCCCTCCTGTCCCAGAGCTACCTCCGAAGTACTTGAATCACCCCAAGTTTGGTCATTTCCCACCACTCCCTCCATTTCATCCATGA